The bacterium DNA segment GCCGACCGTTCCGGCGAGTGCGCAGCGAGCCGTTCTGGGCCCTTCGCGACGTCAGCTTGGAGGTGCCCCGGGGCTCGATGTACGGACTGGTCGGACGCAACGGATCGGGCAAGTCCACCCTGTTGCGGGTCATGGCCGGGATTTACCGGCCTACCGAGGGCCGGGTCGAGGTCAAGGGCCGGACTTCGGCCCTTTTGGAGCTGGGGGCGGGATTCCACCCCGCACTGAGCGGTCGGGAGAACATCTATCTCAACGCCTCGGTGCTGGGAGTGCCGAAATCGCAGATTGACGACCGAGTGGAGCAGATCGTCGAGTTTGCGGGGTTGGAAGAGTTCATCGACAGCCCCGTGAAGATCTACTCCAGCGGCATGTACGTGAGGCTGGGCTTTGCCGTTGCCGTCCACGTCGACCCCGAGATCCTCATCGTCGACGAGGTGGTCGCCGTGGGCGACGAGGAATTCCAGCTCCGGTGCTTCAGCCACCTGGAGTCGTTGCGGTCCCAAGGGGTGACCATCGTGCTGGTCAGCCACGATCTGGGCCTGCTGCGGGCCAACTGCGATCAGATGGCGTGGCTGAACCGGGGCCTTCTGGCGGCTGAGGGCGACCCGCAAAACGTGATCAACGCCTATCTCGACACCATCGACACCGAGGGAGCTGCTTCGGTAGGCCATCGTCTCCGTCCCGACGCCGGGCAGGCGACCCCGCTGCGCATCACCAATCTGGAGTTCTTCGATGACGCCGGGCATCGGCCCAAGTCATTCGCCTCGGGAGACCCGCTGGTGGTGCGAATTCACTACTCCGCCTCGGAGCCGATTGAAGACCCGGTGTTCTCACTGGGGTTCTACGACCACAACAACCTTCACCTGGCCGGCCCCCGCTCCCATGCCGACGGATTTCGACCTGGCAAGGTAGACGGTGAGGGATGGGTGGAGTTTCGCTTGTCCCGCATTCCGTTCCGCTCCGGCGCGTTCCATGTCAACGCCGCGGTGCAGGATTCGGACGCTTCGTTCCTCTATGACCGTCGAGCCCGGGAGTTTTGGCTTCAGATCTCCGGCGAGCCCGACCCTCAGGCCAATGGACTGTTGAATCTGGAGGGCGACTGGCGGTCCGGAGTCTGAGGCGAGCTGGAATGTCCTTTGAGCCCTTGCCAATCAACTCAATTGGTAAACCGCTTCCCTATGCCGATGGGGCTGAGGCTGAGCTGTTGACCCTATTCCGAACGGTTGAGGATCGCCGGGTGGGGTCGGATGAACTGGCGTCGGCGGTACGCGACTGGCCCACTGCCTATCACCTGGCTCCTGAGCGGGCTGTGCTCTTGGCCCCGGTCGCCATCGGACCGGATGACCGGGTGCTGGACGTGGGGGCAGGCTCAGGTGTCAACACCCGGATCTGCGCCGACCGGGGGGCGGCGGTGACTGCGGTGGAGGGCAGCGCAGTCCGGGCGGAGCTGATCGCCCATCGCTGTGCCGGAATGGAAGGCGTTCGAGTGCTCTGTGGACCGCTCGAAGGGTTGGGAGACGACGGACGCGGGGCCTACGACGTGGTTCTATTGGTGGGAGTGCTGGAATATGCCAGCACCGGCCATGGTGGGGGAGAGGGGCCAGAAGCCCTTCTCGCCCGAGTAGTCGATGCCCTGGCCCCGGACGGTGCGTTGGTGCTGGCCATTGAGAACCGCCTCGGACTCAAGTATCTGCTGGGCTTTCCCGAAGACCACCTGGGGCTGCCGTGGGTGGGATGGGAGGGCTATCGCGACGGGGAGCCCACCACCTGGTCTCGACGGGAGCTGGCCGGGATGCTGACTGACGCCGGGTTGGCGGCCCAGAGGTGGCTCTACCCGTTTCCCGACTACAAGCTGCCCACCGCGGTGTTGGCCGAGGAGATTTACGATCGGCCCGACGGTGTCGACATGGTGGACCAGATTGTGGGCCAGCCCACGAGCAGTGAGTACTTCCGTCCCGTCTTGGTTGCCGACGAGAGGGCCGCCCACCGGACGCTGCTTGCGGCCGGACTGGGACCCGATATGGCCAACTCATTCTTGGTGGTAGCTGGTCGGAGTCCCCAATCAGTGGAGGCCCGAGTCGATGGGCAGTCCCTGGCGTGGCGGGTGGCTCCTGATCGACGACAGCGGTGGAGGCAGCAAGCAGTTGTCGTTGATTCGGACCAAGGGCTGGTCGTGAAACGCCGCCTCATGGCACAAGCCGGGGTCTCTGATTTCGAAGAGTGGCTGGGGCAAGCCGAAGTGGCCGAGGAGGACTATTTCGCCGGTCGAAATCTCGAGCAGTGCCTGCTGGACTCTGCCCGGGAAGGCAATACCGACGAGATCGCCAGGCTGTTGAGGGCGTGGCGGGCGGCGCTAGCAGCTCACGAGACACCCATTGACTTGGTTGCCGCGCCCCATCCCTATCTGCCCGCCGATGCCAAATGGGTGCTGCCCCCCGACTGGTTGGATGCTGGGCCGGACAACTTCGTGGTCACCGAGGACGGCCTCCAGTTCGTGGATCGGGAATGGCTAACGGCCGGGGGAGTGGATGTCCGGTTGGCCGTGGTCAGGGGGCTTTGGAAGACGGTCTCGGCCATGTTGAGCGCTCGCTGCCATCTGCCCTGGCCGGTGACCTGGAGCAACGACCGCCTCGTGGCCCATCTCGGCACCTTGATCGGCGAGGACATCGACGATGAGCTGATGAGGCGGTGGAGGCAGGCGGAAGACGAACTGGTGCGTCGGGTGTACCGCCAGCCGGCGGCGAGGTTGGCCGAGCTGCACGATGTCGGCAGCCGCTCCCGTTTGGACCTGTTGGGATCGTCCCTGGCTCCGTACCGGCGCATGGAGCATTTGGTGCATCGGCAGCAGGAGCTGATTGCCCAGCTGACTGAGCAGCATGAGACGGCCGCGAGCCTAGAGGAGGCTCAAGCCCGCTTCGCTCGTGCCGAGGCTCAACTGGCAGAGCTTCAGGCCGAAGTCGCCGAGGCCCGAGAACGCTTGGCCCGGGTGGCCTGGCGAGAGCGAATCCACAACAGGGTCGCCAAGCTGATTCAAGGCATCCGCAACCGCTGAGGCTCTTGGCCAGTTCAATCCCGGGCTTCGACCAAGTCCTTGAGCGCGATCCACATCTGCTGGCGCGTGACCGAGATATCGAATCGCTGGGCCGCCTTGATGCCCCGGTCCCGCAGGCCATTCCTCAGCTGCTCGTCTTCCAAGACTCGGTCTAGGGCCGTAGCCATCGTCGCTGGCCGCTTGTCGCTGAGCACGATGCCCGCCCCGTTCACCGTCTCGGCCACTGCGGCGGCGTCGTAGGCCACCACGGGCAGGCCGTTGGCCATGGCCTCCACCAGGGGCACCCCGAATCCCTCGTGCTCCGACGCGCAGGCGAGCACATCCGAGAGCTGATACCACTGGAGCAGGTCTTTGTCGGAGACTTTGCCGGCAAAGACCACTCGACCATGCACGCCGAGCCGGCGAGCAAGGCTCTTCAGGGAGAGCAGGTATTGAGGAGGAGAGGCGTCGCCAACCAGCACGAGCCTCGACAGGGGCCGGAAGCGGGACAGCACTGCGAAAGCGGCGATGAGGTCGTGCTGGCACTTGTTGGGGGCCAGCCGCCCCACGAACAGCACGGTGCCGCCGTCCTCGGAGACCCCCGATTCGCCCTGGTCGAGTTGGCCGACACGGCCGCCCAACTGCCAGAGCACAGGGGAGACCACCACGTCGTTGATGCCCAAGTCCCTCAACTCTCGGGCATTGAATTCAGAGTCGGCTATGCCCCGGCGGGTGAGCGGCGCCAGTTGGCTGAGCTGCTGTCGTCCCCGCTCGACGCTCCTGGCCAGTTCGGGCTGCCAGGCCCGGAAGTAACTCGCCGGTGTGATGTTGTGGTAGTTCAGCACGATGGGAGATTTGTTGCGGATCGCGCCCTGAGCGACTTCTGAGCCGATGGAGTGCTGGAGAATCGAGACTCGCGCATCGCCCTTCCACCGCTCAATTGGGATTGTGCTGCTGTCTGCTCGGGTTCTCCGCTCGACGACGATGCGAACTTCGTAGCCCTTTTTCTCGAGTATTTCCTGAATGAGCCGCGTGTGGTTGCTGGTGGCGTCGGCGGAGGCCATCTGGGGAATCAGTATGTCGACAGCCGGGCTCATGCTTCGCTCGGTTCGGAGTCGTTCGAGGAGTTTGCCGTAGCCGGGCTCATGCTTCGCTCGGTTCGGAGTCGTTCGAGGAGTTTGCCGTAGCCGGGCTCATGCTTCGCTCGGTTCGGAGTCGTTCGAGGAGTTTGCCGTAGCCGGGCTCATGCTTCGCTCGGTTCGGAGTCGTTCGAGGAGTTTGCCGTAGCCGGGCTCATGCTTCGCTCGGTTCGGAGTCGTTCGAGGAGTTTGCCGTAGCCGGGCTCATGTTTCGCTCGGTTCGGAGTCGTTCGCGGAGTTTGCCG contains these protein-coding regions:
- a CDS encoding ABC transporter ATP-binding protein gives rise to the protein MSEKAMVVDGVSKRFQLTLDRPLSLKEAWTGLRPGSGRPFRRVRSEPFWALRDVSLEVPRGSMYGLVGRNGSGKSTLLRVMAGIYRPTEGRVEVKGRTSALLELGAGFHPALSGRENIYLNASVLGVPKSQIDDRVEQIVEFAGLEEFIDSPVKIYSSGMYVRLGFAVAVHVDPEILIVDEVVAVGDEEFQLRCFSHLESLRSQGVTIVLVSHDLGLLRANCDQMAWLNRGLLAAEGDPQNVINAYLDTIDTEGAASVGHRLRPDAGQATPLRITNLEFFDDAGHRPKSFASGDPLVVRIHYSASEPIEDPVFSLGFYDHNNLHLAGPRSHADGFRPGKVDGEGWVEFRLSRIPFRSGAFHVNAAVQDSDASFLYDRRAREFWLQISGEPDPQANGLLNLEGDWRSGV
- a CDS encoding methyltransferase domain-containing protein, whose protein sequence is MSFEPLPINSIGKPLPYADGAEAELLTLFRTVEDRRVGSDELASAVRDWPTAYHLAPERAVLLAPVAIGPDDRVLDVGAGSGVNTRICADRGAAVTAVEGSAVRAELIAHRCAGMEGVRVLCGPLEGLGDDGRGAYDVVLLVGVLEYASTGHGGGEGPEALLARVVDALAPDGALVLAIENRLGLKYLLGFPEDHLGLPWVGWEGYRDGEPTTWSRRELAGMLTDAGLAAQRWLYPFPDYKLPTAVLAEEIYDRPDGVDMVDQIVGQPTSSEYFRPVLVADERAAHRTLLAAGLGPDMANSFLVVAGRSPQSVEARVDGQSLAWRVAPDRRQRWRQQAVVVDSDQGLVVKRRLMAQAGVSDFEEWLGQAEVAEEDYFAGRNLEQCLLDSAREGNTDEIARLLRAWRAALAAHETPIDLVAAPHPYLPADAKWVLPPDWLDAGPDNFVVTEDGLQFVDREWLTAGGVDVRLAVVRGLWKTVSAMLSARCHLPWPVTWSNDRLVAHLGTLIGEDIDDELMRRWRQAEDELVRRVYRQPAARLAELHDVGSRSRLDLLGSSLAPYRRMEHLVHRQQELIAQLTEQHETAASLEEAQARFARAEAQLAELQAEVAEARERLARVAWRERIHNRVAKLIQGIRNR
- a CDS encoding glycosyltransferase family 4 protein, producing MSPAVDILIPQMASADATSNHTRLIQEILEKKGYEVRIVVERRTRADSSTIPIERWKGDARVSILQHSIGSEVAQGAIRNKSPIVLNYHNITPASYFRAWQPELARSVERGRQQLSQLAPLTRRGIADSEFNARELRDLGINDVVVSPVLWQLGGRVGQLDQGESGVSEDGGTVLFVGRLAPNKCQHDLIAAFAVLSRFRPLSRLVLVGDASPPQYLLSLKSLARRLGVHGRVVFAGKVSDKDLLQWYQLSDVLACASEHEGFGVPLVEAMANGLPVVAYDAAAVAETVNGAGIVLSDKRPATMATALDRVLEDEQLRNGLRDRGIKAAQRFDISVTRQQMWIALKDLVEARD